A window of Actinomadura rubteroloni contains these coding sequences:
- a CDS encoding dienelactone hydrolase family protein has translation MHFTAEQRHDGVREREFTLGEIPGILWTPDAPSEPVPLILMGHSSDLTRMRPRLTARAEATVAQGFAAATIELPGNGTRPRIPAFDQARADLRTALKSGAKVTEDIIDRLILPLIDQAAPESREALDALQSLPEIAPQAGYAGGITALAIRLATIDPRIKAAVLFAGSYLPSTTFEEARALTIPVHVLLQWDDEGNDRQAALDLFDALNTKDKTLHANMGGHTGVPAFEAPASNAFFTRHLK, from the coding sequence ATGCACTTCACCGCTGAACAGCGCCACGACGGCGTCCGTGAACGCGAGTTCACCCTGGGCGAGATCCCCGGCATCCTCTGGACCCCGGACGCCCCGTCCGAGCCCGTCCCGCTGATCCTGATGGGCCACTCCAGCGACCTGACCCGAATGCGCCCCCGCCTGACGGCCCGCGCCGAGGCCACGGTCGCCCAAGGCTTCGCGGCGGCCACCATCGAACTCCCGGGAAACGGCACCCGCCCGCGCATCCCCGCCTTCGACCAGGCCCGAGCGGACCTCCGCACCGCCCTGAAATCAGGCGCCAAGGTCACCGAAGACATCATCGACCGCCTGATCCTCCCGCTGATCGACCAAGCGGCCCCCGAATCCCGAGAAGCCCTGGACGCCCTCCAGTCCCTCCCCGAGATCGCCCCCCAGGCGGGCTACGCAGGCGGCATCACCGCCCTGGCAATCCGCCTGGCAACGATCGACCCGCGCATCAAAGCCGCCGTTCTCTTCGCCGGCAGCTACCTCCCCAGCACCACGTTCGAAGAGGCCCGCGCCCTGACGATCCCCGTCCACGTCCTCCTCCAGTGGGACGACGAAGGCAACGACCGCCAGGCGGCCCTGGACCTCTTCGACGCCCTCAACACCAAGGACAAGACCCTCCACGCCAACATGGGCGGCCACACGGGCGTCCCCGCCTTCGAGGCACCCGCCTCAAACGCCTTCTTCACCCGCCACCTGAAGTAA